A genomic window from Bdellovibrio sp. SKB1291214 includes:
- a CDS encoding DsbA family protein — translation MTRIVLLTMLLVMSACATKDAQIAEYLKKNPKAVFDVIEENPEQFVEVVNKAARKAQQNAQQKQRADLKKQQEEQIVNPLKPKIEESRRLFGDKTAKITIVEYADFQCPACRMAHKSLDQIFKQYSGKIQFYYKHFPLDFHPMAQPAALYYEAVFKQDRSKARKFYDLVFENQRDLKDVDFLRKMAKKVGADMAKVAKDIESKDIRYNIDADMSEFEKMGFTGTPVIVVNGVALHGAQPVEEIEKIIALTTVDSK, via the coding sequence ATGACGAGAATCGTTCTTCTGACGATGCTTTTGGTTATGAGTGCATGCGCGACGAAAGATGCGCAGATTGCGGAATATTTGAAAAAGAATCCAAAGGCTGTTTTTGATGTGATCGAGGAAAATCCTGAGCAATTTGTCGAAGTGGTAAATAAAGCCGCTCGCAAAGCTCAACAGAATGCACAACAGAAGCAAAGGGCGGATCTTAAAAAACAGCAAGAGGAGCAGATCGTAAATCCTTTGAAACCAAAGATCGAAGAGTCTCGTCGTTTGTTTGGTGATAAAACAGCTAAGATCACAATCGTCGAGTATGCCGACTTTCAATGTCCAGCTTGTCGAATGGCTCACAAATCCTTAGATCAAATTTTCAAACAGTACAGTGGTAAGATTCAGTTTTACTACAAACACTTCCCATTGGATTTTCATCCGATGGCGCAGCCGGCGGCATTGTACTATGAGGCTGTTTTCAAACAGGACCGCTCCAAAGCTCGTAAGTTTTATGATTTAGTTTTCGAAAATCAACGTGACTTGAAAGATGTGGATTTCCTTCGCAAGATGGCTAAAAAAGTCGGCGCCGACATGGCAAAGGTTGCAAAGGATATCGAGTCTAAAGACATCCGCTATAACATTGATGCCGACATGTCTGAATTTGAGAAAATGGGATTCACTGGAACGCCGGTTATAGTGGTTAACGGGGTGGCTTTGCATGGCGCGCAGCCTGTGGAAGAGATTGAAAAGATTATCGCTCTGACGACGGTGGATTCAAAATAA
- the topA gene encoding type I DNA topoisomerase: MAKKTDAASDGIKLVIVESPTKAKTIRKFLGRDYVVESCMGHIRDLPQSAKDIPEKVKKEKWAQLGVNVDKNFEPLYCIPKDKTKVVKNLKDKLDEASELYLATDEDREGESISWHLLEVLKPKVPTKRMVFHEITKDAIQKALKDTREIDFNLVRAQEARRVLDRLVGYTISPLLWKKVAYGLSAGRVQSVAVRLIVEREQERIRFKKSAYWGVLAELSKDGVNFESRLQQYKQQRVATGKDFDGLTGQLTAGKDVLVLGEKDAAKLSADLKSGPWIVSDVEEKPTFRKPAAPFITSSLQQESNRKLGLSARETMQVAQKLYEQGFITYMRTDSTFLSNEAISASRECISSKYGKEYLTPQPRTYAAKKVKGAQEAHEAIRPAGNQFQDPDETGLTGHQFKLYDLIWKRTIASQMVDARQKQVSAKITVGDAIFGASGMTIEFPGFLRAYVEGSDDPEADLAEREVRLPALKVKDSVKCTKLDPTSHETKPPARYTEASLVQTMEKEGIGRPSTYASVIGTIIDRGYVRKGGTALIPTFTAMIVSKLLSSYLTQYVDLGFTSEMEQSLDNIADGELDWESYLASVYKGPKGLRAMVDSQEEKINPDEARTMSLEGMDKYKFHVGRYGAYLTTQRDGEDVSASVPDNESPADITPEIAEKLIDQKINGADALGKDPKTGEPIYVLSGRYGPYVQLGDVSPENDKPKRASLPPNMQPEQVDLQAALDLLSLPRTLGEHPGTGKDVKAGLGRFGPFVVHDGDYRSIPKGESVLNITFERAMEMLNQPKKGRGKAAALRDLGAHPESGDMIQVFNGPYGPYIKSGKVNASLPEGTTVETVTLEQAVGLINEKGPAKGSKGKGKAKAAAKPKAAKAAKETKAAAPKKSLKSAESAKDKAQALGVKKVVTRKKK; the protein is encoded by the coding sequence ATGGCCAAAAAAACTGACGCGGCATCCGACGGAATCAAACTCGTCATCGTGGAGTCTCCAACCAAGGCAAAAACAATTCGTAAGTTTCTAGGCAGAGACTACGTTGTTGAGTCTTGTATGGGACATATCCGCGACTTGCCTCAATCCGCAAAAGACATCCCTGAAAAAGTAAAAAAAGAAAAATGGGCACAGCTCGGGGTCAACGTTGATAAAAACTTTGAACCTCTTTACTGCATTCCGAAAGACAAAACTAAAGTTGTTAAGAATCTTAAAGATAAACTCGACGAAGCCTCAGAGCTTTACCTCGCGACCGATGAAGACCGCGAAGGGGAGTCTATCAGCTGGCATTTGCTTGAAGTTCTAAAACCAAAAGTTCCAACAAAACGCATGGTGTTTCATGAGATCACGAAAGATGCGATCCAGAAGGCATTGAAAGACACGCGTGAGATCGACTTTAACTTGGTACGTGCGCAGGAAGCTCGTCGCGTGTTGGACCGTTTGGTGGGATATACGATTTCCCCACTTTTGTGGAAGAAAGTCGCTTACGGGTTATCAGCGGGTCGGGTGCAATCCGTGGCTGTGCGTTTGATCGTCGAGCGTGAGCAAGAGCGCATCCGATTTAAAAAATCTGCTTACTGGGGTGTATTGGCAGAGCTATCGAAAGATGGCGTAAACTTCGAATCGCGTCTGCAGCAGTACAAACAACAGCGCGTGGCGACTGGTAAAGACTTTGATGGTCTGACAGGTCAGTTGACTGCCGGTAAAGATGTTTTGGTTCTTGGAGAAAAAGATGCTGCAAAGTTGTCAGCTGATTTGAAATCAGGTCCATGGATTGTTTCTGATGTTGAAGAAAAACCGACATTTAGAAAACCAGCTGCGCCATTCATCACTTCTAGCTTGCAACAAGAATCGAATCGTAAATTGGGCTTGTCAGCCCGTGAAACGATGCAGGTCGCTCAAAAATTGTACGAACAAGGTTTCATCACCTATATGCGTACGGACTCTACGTTCTTGTCTAATGAAGCGATCAGTGCATCTCGCGAATGTATCAGTTCCAAATATGGTAAAGAGTATCTAACTCCACAGCCGCGAACTTATGCTGCTAAAAAAGTTAAAGGTGCACAGGAAGCCCATGAGGCGATTCGCCCAGCGGGTAACCAGTTCCAGGACCCGGATGAAACAGGTCTGACAGGTCATCAATTCAAACTTTACGATTTGATTTGGAAACGTACGATTGCATCGCAAATGGTTGATGCTCGTCAAAAACAAGTCAGCGCAAAAATCACGGTGGGTGATGCGATCTTTGGTGCCTCTGGTATGACGATCGAATTCCCAGGTTTCTTACGTGCCTATGTTGAGGGTTCTGATGATCCTGAAGCGGACTTGGCAGAACGTGAAGTGCGTTTGCCAGCACTTAAGGTCAAAGACTCTGTAAAGTGCACAAAATTAGATCCGACTTCTCATGAAACAAAACCTCCAGCTCGTTATACCGAGGCAAGCCTTGTACAAACGATGGAGAAAGAAGGCATCGGTCGTCCTTCCACCTACGCATCTGTAATTGGTACCATCATCGATCGCGGGTATGTTCGTAAGGGTGGCACAGCCTTGATTCCGACATTCACGGCAATGATTGTCTCCAAGTTATTGAGCAGCTATCTGACTCAGTATGTGGACTTGGGCTTTACTTCTGAAATGGAGCAAAGCCTGGATAATATTGCTGACGGTGAATTGGATTGGGAAAGCTATTTGGCATCGGTGTACAAAGGCCCTAAAGGTTTGCGTGCTATGGTTGACAGCCAAGAAGAGAAAATCAATCCAGACGAAGCTCGTACAATGTCTTTGGAAGGCATGGATAAATATAAATTCCATGTCGGCCGTTACGGAGCTTACTTAACGACTCAGCGGGATGGCGAAGATGTCAGCGCATCAGTTCCAGACAATGAATCGCCAGCGGATATCACTCCGGAGATCGCAGAAAAATTGATCGATCAAAAAATCAATGGTGCCGATGCTTTGGGTAAAGATCCAAAAACGGGCGAGCCAATTTATGTCTTGAGCGGCCGTTATGGTCCGTACGTTCAGTTGGGTGATGTATCACCTGAAAACGACAAACCAAAACGCGCATCACTCCCACCGAACATGCAGCCTGAGCAAGTAGATTTGCAAGCAGCTCTTGATTTGCTGTCTTTGCCAAGAACTTTGGGTGAACATCCAGGCACGGGTAAAGACGTTAAAGCAGGCTTGGGCCGCTTCGGTCCATTCGTTGTTCATGACGGCGACTATCGTTCGATTCCAAAAGGCGAAAGCGTTTTGAATATTACTTTCGAACGTGCGATGGAGATGTTGAATCAACCTAAGAAAGGTCGCGGCAAAGCGGCGGCCTTGCGGGATCTGGGGGCGCATCCTGAATCGGGCGACATGATTCAAGTTTTCAATGGTCCTTATGGTCCTTACATTAAAAGCGGTAAGGTCAATGCTTCGTTACCAGAGGGCACCACTGTTGAGACAGTGACTTTGGAACAGGCCGTGGGCTTGATCAACGAGAAAGGCCCTGCAAAAGGCTCTAAGGGAAAAGGCAAGGCGAAGGCCGCTGCTAAACCGAAAGCTGCAAAGGCTGCGAAAGAAACGAAAGCTGCTGCTCCTAAAAAGAGCCTTAAAAGTGCCGAGTCCGCCAAGGACAAAGCGCAAGCTCTCGGGGTTAAGAAAGTCGTTACACGAAAAAAGAAATAA
- a CDS encoding HAD family hydrolase: protein MKPISDFATSLKFLLTDIDDTLTDEGLLGAEAYEAMWALYHAGIKVIPVTGRPAGWCEMIARVWPVSGIVGENGGFYFRYHGKKMHRHFFFDEQTQATNRAKLNQLETEILKKVPGCELASDQFCRLMDLAIDFCEDVPALPKSEVQKIVDIFVAHGAQAKVSSIHVNGWFGDYNKLSMSLKFLQHEFGVSAEDAKKVCGFSGDSPNDEPMFQYFPHSFAVANIQHFVDQIKAKPTYVASQRGGMGFTEIASVILKNK, encoded by the coding sequence ATGAAACCAATTTCTGACTTTGCAACTTCCCTCAAGTTTTTACTCACAGATATCGATGACACCCTGACTGATGAAGGTCTTTTGGGAGCAGAAGCTTACGAAGCCATGTGGGCCCTGTACCATGCGGGAATCAAAGTGATCCCAGTAACGGGTCGTCCCGCTGGATGGTGCGAGATGATCGCGCGTGTGTGGCCCGTCAGTGGGATCGTTGGAGAAAACGGTGGTTTCTATTTTCGCTATCACGGAAAGAAAATGCATCGCCATTTCTTTTTTGACGAACAAACTCAAGCCACGAATCGTGCAAAACTCAATCAACTAGAAACAGAAATTCTAAAAAAAGTTCCGGGGTGTGAACTAGCGAGTGATCAGTTCTGCCGATTGATGGATCTGGCTATCGATTTTTGCGAAGATGTTCCGGCTCTGCCAAAATCCGAGGTACAAAAAATCGTGGATATTTTCGTGGCCCACGGTGCTCAAGCGAAGGTCAGCTCCATTCATGTAAATGGTTGGTTTGGTGATTACAACAAACTGTCTATGTCTCTTAAATTTCTGCAACACGAGTTCGGTGTCTCAGCTGAAGACGCTAAAAAAGTTTGCGGTTTTAGCGGAGACTCTCCCAATGACGAACCCATGTTTCAATATTTTCCCCATAGTTTTGCCGTTGCAAACATCCAACACTTTGTTGATCAAATTAAAGCAAAGCCCACATATGTAGCATCCCAGCGCGGCGGTATGGGGTTCACAGAGATTGCCAGTGTCATTCTGAAAAACAAATAA
- a CDS encoding TldD/PmbA family protein has translation MDTIKENFQKILAQAKQDGVKVEMLISGGESLELGYQKKALKDFESTQTQMAGLRVLKGAAQGYAYTENLSLEALLRTYSEALNNAKTVQSAESFEIPMMKPQPFKAMNLFNPEEIEMDKKMEVAKALEEKCLGLDPRVQSVPYSGFSQGSSFSRILNSEGVDQEFRQSYYTGSAAPLVKEGETSKMGGEGFFVRSFAEINIDEVAREGVNNGVKYLGATKLKTGNYPVVLDRKVFPTVLAMLLSYLSAKEVHEGKSLLKGKVGEKVASDKFTLIDDPFELHGTAVRPFDAEGAPSQKTVLFENGVLKNFLTNLEYAQRMNLPHTAHAARGPSSPMGIGPTNLVVSKGSKTQQELLTLNPGQTVHITKFTGGLHAGFKDSTGDLSMPAEGFLYENGKCLGPVDQFVVSGNVLDVLRDIVELGDTYGRPGRSLIAPDVLIKSMSFAGG, from the coding sequence ATGGATACTATCAAAGAGAACTTTCAAAAGATCTTGGCTCAAGCCAAACAAGATGGCGTTAAAGTTGAAATGCTAATTTCTGGCGGAGAGAGCCTGGAGTTGGGTTATCAAAAAAAGGCCTTGAAGGATTTTGAATCCACGCAAACGCAAATGGCGGGACTGCGTGTCTTAAAAGGTGCGGCCCAAGGTTACGCCTATACAGAAAATCTGTCGCTAGAAGCGTTGCTTCGCACTTACAGCGAAGCATTGAATAATGCTAAAACCGTACAAAGCGCAGAAAGTTTCGAGATTCCTATGATGAAACCCCAACCTTTCAAGGCGATGAATCTGTTCAATCCCGAAGAGATTGAAATGGATAAAAAAATGGAAGTGGCGAAAGCCCTTGAAGAAAAGTGCTTAGGTTTGGATCCTCGTGTTCAATCGGTGCCTTACTCTGGTTTTTCACAGGGTTCCTCTTTTTCAAGAATTTTGAACTCTGAAGGCGTTGATCAAGAGTTTAGACAAAGTTATTACACGGGAAGTGCGGCTCCTTTAGTTAAAGAAGGGGAAACTTCAAAAATGGGGGGCGAAGGATTCTTTGTTCGCTCATTTGCAGAAATCAATATTGATGAAGTGGCTCGGGAGGGCGTTAACAACGGCGTTAAATACCTGGGGGCGACAAAGCTTAAAACTGGAAACTATCCGGTGGTTCTTGATCGTAAAGTATTTCCGACTGTGCTTGCAATGTTACTTTCCTATTTGTCTGCTAAAGAAGTGCATGAAGGTAAGTCTTTGCTTAAAGGAAAAGTGGGAGAAAAAGTCGCCAGCGACAAGTTCACTCTTATTGACGATCCCTTTGAACTTCATGGGACAGCGGTCCGACCATTTGATGCAGAGGGTGCGCCTTCGCAAAAAACCGTTTTGTTTGAAAATGGTGTGTTGAAAAACTTCCTGACGAACTTAGAGTACGCTCAGCGTATGAACTTACCACATACGGCTCACGCTGCTCGCGGCCCGAGTTCTCCGATGGGAATTGGTCCGACGAATTTGGTTGTGTCTAAGGGGTCTAAAACACAACAGGAGCTTTTGACTTTAAACCCAGGACAAACAGTGCACATCACAAAATTTACCGGTGGATTGCACGCCGGCTTCAAAGATTCCACAGGGGATTTATCAATGCCAGCAGAGGGCTTTTTGTATGAAAACGGCAAATGCCTAGGGCCCGTCGATCAATTCGTGGTTTCAGGAAATGTATTGGATGTTTTGCGTGACATTGTGGAATTAGGTGACACTTACGGTCGCCCAGGTCGCAGCCTGATTGCGCCAGATGTTTTAATTAAATCAATGAGCTTTGCTGGCGGATAA
- a CDS encoding TldD/PmbA family protein, with amino-acid sequence MIIQPHILTKALDAALSTGADFADIFVEDTYSSNLSILSSKADQAIVGQLYGAGIRLFFGHEIVYVTTNDLTEQGLVKAALNAAKSRGTGEAKKAMPLMQVPFDSIHTYGDKPWEMNRDRKFAWMNSLDQHARARNSAVTQVEAALNEKFQKVQIANSRGLMAYDERAYSRLNMEVFVENNGVKESSSERYGHMGTSELYDGLNLQSFAHENVDRAMGLTTAKFAPAGEMPVVIDNSFGGVLFHEACGHGLETTAVAKDSSVFCGKMGQKIANECVTAIDDGTIKNGWGSLNIDDEGNKTKRTTLIENGVLKSYIVDEMGARQTGYDVTGSGRRQSYKYAPASRMRNTFIDAGKDSFEDMIRDVDYGLYAKNMGGGSVNPGTGDYNFQVREAYIIRNGRIEEMVKGACLIGRGIDTLGKITKVSNELKLATGMCGSVSGSIPAAVGQPQILVSSLMVGGRAG; translated from the coding sequence ATGATCATTCAACCTCATATTTTAACTAAAGCACTGGACGCCGCACTCTCTACGGGGGCGGATTTCGCAGATATCTTTGTCGAAGACACGTACTCTTCGAACCTTTCTATTTTGAGCTCTAAAGCAGATCAGGCCATTGTCGGCCAGCTTTACGGAGCTGGGATTCGCTTGTTCTTTGGCCACGAGATTGTCTATGTGACTACAAATGATTTAACTGAGCAGGGCTTGGTGAAGGCTGCATTGAATGCGGCGAAGAGCCGCGGCACCGGCGAAGCTAAAAAGGCGATGCCTTTAATGCAAGTGCCCTTCGATTCGATTCACACTTATGGGGATAAACCATGGGAGATGAATCGCGACCGCAAGTTTGCTTGGATGAACTCTTTAGATCAACATGCGCGTGCCCGAAATTCAGCAGTCACACAAGTTGAAGCGGCTTTGAATGAAAAATTTCAGAAAGTGCAGATCGCAAACTCACGCGGTTTGATGGCCTATGATGAGCGCGCATACAGTCGCTTGAATATGGAAGTCTTTGTTGAAAATAATGGCGTGAAAGAAAGCTCTAGCGAACGTTATGGGCACATGGGAACTTCAGAGCTTTATGATGGTTTGAACCTGCAAAGTTTTGCTCACGAAAACGTAGACCGCGCCATGGGACTGACAACAGCCAAGTTTGCGCCAGCGGGTGAAATGCCTGTGGTGATTGATAATTCCTTCGGGGGAGTTTTATTCCACGAGGCTTGCGGTCACGGTCTTGAGACCACGGCTGTGGCAAAAGATTCCTCTGTGTTCTGCGGTAAGATGGGCCAGAAGATTGCCAATGAATGTGTGACGGCAATCGATGATGGAACCATCAAAAATGGGTGGGGCTCTTTGAATATCGACGATGAAGGTAATAAAACCAAACGTACGACGCTGATTGAAAATGGTGTCTTGAAATCCTATATCGTGGATGAAATGGGTGCGCGTCAAACGGGGTATGATGTGACGGGCAGTGGTCGTCGTCAGTCGTACAAATACGCACCGGCTTCTCGTATGAGAAATACGTTTATTGATGCGGGTAAGGATTCCTTTGAAGACATGATCCGCGATGTGGATTACGGTCTTTACGCTAAAAACATGGGCGGGGGTTCGGTGAATCCTGGTACGGGTGACTATAACTTCCAAGTACGCGAAGCTTATATTATCAGAAACGGTCGAATCGAAGAGATGGTGAAAGGTGCCTGCCTGATCGGTCGCGGTATCGATACATTGGGTAAGATCACCAAAGTTTCTAATGAGCTAAAATTGGCGACTGGCATGTGTGGTTCCGTCAGCGGTTCTATCCCCGCAGCTGTGGGACAGCCGCAGATTCTAGTTTCAAGTCTGATGGTTGGTGGGAGAGCTGGATAA
- a CDS encoding zinc-dependent metalloprotease, translating to MKSNIRRKIPVTGALLLAISSVMISCTKEVPYKQVYKENVETKAALSPDDEYLFVASSDLSGADDAGVASAQPYWQGQEKIVKFRFTENTLQVLQVNEESKLAKDNTLNDKVLMEIPIKNVEYRCSEDRYGKCTNKEEENSELNWSKKTKFIPDFNGMKTTGFSLLPVEMQQLYGMSCYTETSSRFLSYELKDDSLNIQVEKSFRGNPECLGSAMYSVNSVDDLQSQIIYHYSFNKLSKVTSPGYKAINYPLKDQNTFGFFTSENRKYDVDFNRSLKNQKEWMNRWNPERKEIVYFLSDNFDKPQYKSIKEATQVAFDRVNEGLKAAGLETRLVLKDPAHKQVGDTRNSMIVMVEDPVAGGPLGYGPTVANPRTGEIISGRVAMYYGNFVQGVRYTYDEVVRELSHIEETESQGSGTNAAAQAKAAPSEAMKNKIATDKYAKWALTQQTGYKIANSYVKSKSAGTAMTPNKLHNVVKEHSNLSALSRKQIREVVANTNAGKSRYKTQTTLMAAADADEGVTQKDASKVVDALSVMSKYCNYPSELFPFSEYIKTALQGKLGKKLKLWNDLSEDERAQVIAIVMPEIWVPTLVHELGHNLGLRHNFQGSEDRMNFYTQGELAKMGVKHEIPYSSVMDYGYSELNLLPTLGKYDIAALRFGYKRVVQTENGGSVEIPETLEKLTTDKKELALRDFSYCSDEGVDANPGCKRFDKGTNYTEIVQYLIKAYDDSYATRNFRNGRENFSKVQTGGYYSGNMSRFQYIRNFFETYSNLKNRFGLTDDSPEWETIPWLKDLKQATLISGRFFVRVLQTPEVMCAYAMKEEPNKIVDVTMLRNLSADAISCADVEQTDKVILVAQAGKFFNDQKDPKTQTNYADQIDVRGIGPDKLAAAQALFARSTYGTNNHEDNYMDVKDLSTEIASAVTGILFDQNTSKITFRDNLNQPIFDADWSYQLFITPDMVKRGIQTHWFEVPLVDSAARRMGLPNHKVSFQQMLLNTIQRRMGSSQTHHTEDKAFVDQFRVNRIAKTSVINSDANATTVDNGTFKAVALTENALAQNAMVTMKKNELLTKLPGKDLEGLLVERNRPANIPRSTNHEPVVAAATSPEYAGISANDIKMFKAGSLPSNDKLMYLLTILPGADDTK from the coding sequence ATGAAGAGCAACATTCGACGCAAAATTCCAGTTACTGGTGCATTGCTGCTCGCAATTTCCAGCGTGATGATTTCTTGTACGAAAGAAGTTCCGTACAAGCAGGTCTACAAAGAAAACGTTGAAACTAAAGCCGCTCTTTCTCCGGACGACGAATACTTATTCGTAGCATCCTCTGACTTGTCTGGGGCTGACGACGCCGGTGTGGCCTCGGCTCAACCTTACTGGCAAGGTCAGGAAAAAATCGTCAAGTTCCGCTTTACTGAAAACACTCTTCAAGTTCTTCAAGTGAACGAAGAATCCAAATTGGCGAAAGACAACACTTTGAACGACAAAGTTTTGATGGAAATTCCAATCAAAAACGTTGAATACCGTTGCTCTGAAGACCGCTACGGCAAATGTACCAACAAAGAAGAAGAAAACAGCGAATTGAACTGGTCTAAAAAAACCAAGTTCATCCCTGACTTTAACGGGATGAAAACTACAGGTTTTTCTTTGCTGCCAGTCGAGATGCAACAGCTCTATGGCATGTCTTGCTACACTGAGACATCGTCACGATTCTTAAGCTACGAACTTAAAGATGATTCTTTGAACATCCAAGTCGAGAAATCCTTCCGGGGCAATCCAGAGTGCTTGGGTAGTGCCATGTACTCCGTAAACAGCGTGGACGACTTGCAAAGCCAAATCATTTATCACTACTCTTTCAATAAATTGAGCAAAGTAACTTCGCCAGGTTACAAAGCAATCAACTATCCATTGAAAGACCAGAACACTTTCGGTTTCTTTACTTCAGAAAACCGCAAGTACGATGTTGATTTCAACCGCTCTTTGAAAAATCAAAAGGAGTGGATGAACCGTTGGAACCCAGAAAGAAAAGAAATCGTTTACTTCCTTTCTGACAATTTCGACAAACCACAATACAAATCAATTAAAGAAGCGACTCAAGTTGCCTTCGATCGCGTGAATGAGGGCTTAAAAGCCGCAGGTCTTGAAACTCGTTTGGTTCTTAAAGATCCTGCTCACAAACAGGTCGGCGACACTCGTAACAGCATGATCGTGATGGTGGAAGACCCAGTTGCGGGTGGTCCATTGGGTTACGGTCCTACAGTTGCAAATCCTCGCACAGGGGAAATCATCAGTGGCCGTGTGGCTATGTATTACGGTAACTTCGTACAAGGTGTTCGTTACACTTACGACGAAGTGGTACGCGAACTTTCCCACATCGAAGAAACTGAATCTCAGGGTTCTGGTACGAATGCAGCTGCTCAAGCAAAAGCGGCGCCTTCTGAGGCTATGAAAAACAAGATCGCGACTGATAAGTACGCGAAATGGGCATTGACTCAACAAACAGGTTACAAAATCGCGAACTCTTACGTGAAGTCTAAATCTGCGGGCACAGCAATGACGCCGAATAAGCTTCACAACGTGGTGAAAGAGCACAGCAACCTTTCGGCACTTTCACGCAAACAAATCCGTGAGGTTGTTGCGAACACAAATGCTGGTAAATCGCGATATAAAACACAAACAACACTTATGGCAGCTGCTGACGCCGATGAAGGCGTGACTCAAAAAGATGCTTCCAAAGTGGTGGACGCGCTTTCCGTTATGTCTAAGTACTGCAACTATCCGTCAGAGTTATTCCCCTTCAGCGAATACATTAAGACAGCTCTTCAGGGTAAACTTGGTAAAAAACTAAAACTTTGGAACGATCTTTCCGAAGATGAGCGTGCTCAAGTGATCGCGATCGTTATGCCAGAGATCTGGGTTCCAACATTAGTGCACGAGTTAGGTCACAACTTGGGTCTTCGTCATAACTTCCAAGGTTCTGAAGACCGTATGAACTTCTACACTCAAGGTGAATTGGCTAAGATGGGCGTTAAACACGAAATCCCATACAGCTCTGTCATGGATTATGGTTACAGCGAACTGAACCTTCTTCCGACGCTGGGTAAATACGATATCGCAGCATTGCGCTTCGGTTATAAACGTGTCGTACAAACTGAAAATGGTGGTTCTGTTGAAATTCCAGAAACTTTGGAAAAACTAACTACTGATAAAAAGGAGTTGGCGCTTCGCGATTTCTCATACTGCTCTGATGAAGGTGTTGATGCCAACCCGGGCTGCAAACGCTTTGACAAAGGTACGAACTACACTGAAATCGTTCAGTATTTGATAAAAGCTTATGATGATTCTTATGCGACTCGTAACTTCCGTAATGGCCGCGAGAATTTCTCTAAAGTTCAAACTGGTGGTTACTACAGCGGTAATATGTCTCGCTTCCAGTACATCCGTAACTTCTTTGAGACGTACTCTAACCTTAAAAACCGTTTCGGTTTGACGGATGATTCTCCAGAGTGGGAAACAATCCCGTGGTTGAAAGACTTAAAACAAGCGACTTTAATCTCGGGCCGCTTCTTCGTAAGAGTTCTGCAAACTCCAGAAGTCATGTGTGCTTACGCGATGAAAGAAGAACCTAACAAGATCGTTGATGTAACAATGCTTAGAAACCTAAGTGCTGATGCGATAAGCTGTGCTGACGTCGAGCAAACAGACAAAGTGATCCTGGTTGCGCAAGCTGGTAAGTTCTTTAACGATCAAAAAGATCCTAAAACGCAAACGAACTACGCCGACCAAATCGACGTGCGCGGTATCGGTCCGGATAAGTTGGCAGCGGCGCAAGCTTTGTTTGCTCGCAGCACTTACGGTACTAACAACCACGAAGACAACTATATGGACGTTAAAGACCTATCTACGGAAATCGCTTCCGCAGTAACAGGGATCTTGTTTGACCAAAACACAAGCAAGATCACTTTCCGTGATAACTTGAACCAACCAATCTTTGACGCTGACTGGAGCTACCAATTATTCATCACTCCAGACATGGTTAAACGTGGTATTCAAACTCACTGGTTCGAAGTGCCACTTGTTGATTCAGCGGCTCGTCGCATGGGCTTGCCAAATCATAAAGTCAGCTTCCAACAAATGTTGTTGAATACAATTCAAAGACGTATGGGTTCTTCACAAACTCACCATACGGAAGACAAAGCATTCGTTGATCAGTTCCGTGTGAACCGTATCGCAAAAACTTCTGTGATCAACAGCGATGCGAACGCAACAACTGTAGACAACGGGACATTCAAAGCCGTCGCTTTGACCGAAAACGCTCTGGCTCAAAACGCCATGGTGACTATGAAAAAGAACGAGCTTTTGACGAAACTGCCGGGCAAAGATTTGGAAGGTCTTTTGGTTGAAAGAAACAGACCAGCCAACATTCCGCGCTCGACAAACCACGAGCCTGTAGTAGCAGCAGCCACTTCACCTGAATATGCTGGCATCTCTGCTAACGACATTAAAATGTTCAAAGCAGGCTCATTGCCATCGAATGATAAACTGATGTACTTGTTAACGATCCTGCCTGGCGCGGATGACACAAAGTAA